In Carya illinoinensis cultivar Pawnee chromosome 10, C.illinoinensisPawnee_v1, whole genome shotgun sequence, one DNA window encodes the following:
- the LOC122279859 gene encoding uncharacterized protein LOC122279859 has product MGSVEKCGRFNEEHVVTDEEFVFYKNEVVKSDGFDVPSMPDVSAFHMIQPCNLNRESEYILFQKYSQLAIDKYHRRFEDTSAKLELVKVLKTMSMVLDIVRYFITFEAKDLADGGKIKTYQAVVRLDVFGGVGVVFQAEAY; this is encoded by the exons ATGGGTTCGGTAGAAAAGTGTGGCAGATTTAATGAAGAGCATGTAGTCACTGACGAGGAATTCGTCTTCTACAAGAATGAAGTTGTGAAGAGCGAC GGATTTGATGTTCCTTCCATGCCTGACGTCTCCGCTTTTCACATGATCCAACCATGCAACTTAAACCGCGAGAGCGAGTACATCTTGTTCCAAAAATATTCGCAGCTTGCAATTGATAAATACCACCGTCGATTCGAG GATACAAGTGCAAAGCTGGAGCTTGTGAAGGTTTTAAAAACAATGTCTATGGTTCTTGATATAGTCAGGTATTTTATCACCTTTGAGGCCAAGGACCTCGCTGATGGAGGCAAGATTAAGACCTATCAAGCTGTAGTGCGTTTGGATGTATTTGGGGGAGTCGGTGTTGTCTTTCAGGCTGAAGCCTACTGA